ATGTCAGGGACATACTTGGCTGCGGCGTCTCCCAAGTTGCCCAATGCCGATGCCGCACCTGAACGAACGGAGGCGGACACCTTTTCATCCTTGAGGAAATTGAGGATGTCAGGGACATACTTGGCTGCGGCGTCTCCCAAGTTGCCCAATGCCGATGCCGCACCTGAACGAACGGAGGCGTCCACCTTTTCATCCTTGAGGATATTAGCGATGTCAGGGACATACTTGGCTGCGGCGTCTCCCAAGTTGCCCAATGCCGATGCCGCACCTGAACGAACGGAGGCGTCCACCTTTTCATCCTTGAGGATATTAGCGATGTCAGGGACATACTTGGCTGCGGCGTCTCCCAAGTTGCCCAATGCCTCTGCCGCACCTGAACGAACGTTGGCGGACACCTTTTCATCCTTGAGGATTTTGGCAGCTTTCTCGGCAATATCCTCTGGTTTCTTTACCAGGGATTTTAAATCTTTGAGATTATATTCAACTAATTGCTTGAGAGCATATCCCTTAACTTGGTCGTGTCCATCATCAAGGGCGGCTAATATACCGTTAATCTGCCAATCTTGGGGTTTGGGTTTGGGGGTTTCTTTGGCGTTTACCCAAGGTAGAGAGAGGAGGAAAGTCAAGAGTAGGGTAAAACAGAAAAGGAAAAAGACGGAGAGCTTGTTAGTGTGGCGGGGAGTTGTGGGCATAAATCAGGGCAAGGCGGCAGATTACACGCGGCTATCGGTATAATACCAAGCTTGCAATTCCTAATTCCTGATTTAGAAGGTCAGATTTTCTTTGGGTTTTTATTGTGGGAGCTTCCCAAATTTTGAAATTTACTATTATGGTGCGTTCAGATAGGAATAAGAGAATGAAGAAACGAACCGCAAAGGACGCAAAGGACGCAGAGTAAGAGAACAGATTTGATGTTGATCTTTGCTCATGAGTATAAAAGACTCGCTCACGAGTATCAAAGACTCATCCGCGAGTATAAAAGACTCGCTCACAAGTATCAAAGACTCATCCACGAGTATAAAAGACTCGCTCATGAGTATAAAAGACTCATCTACGAGTATCAAAGACTCGCCGACGAGTATCAAAGACTCACTCACGAGTATTAAAGACTCGCCGACGAGTATCAAAGACTCTCCCGCGAGTATTAAAGACTCGCTCACGAGTATCAAAGACTCATTCACGAGTATTAAAGAACTTTCAAATAAAAAAATACTCAAATAATTCTTGTGGGGTGGGTGTCTCACCCGCCCATAGCCAAAGGCGCTCATGTTGCCCGCCCCACAAGATTGAATAATTTATTTGTTGGAAATCCCTAAAGACTCTCCCGCGAAGTTTAAAGTTTATGAACCAGAAGCAGTTTTAGCAGGTTTACTTTTAATAGCTTTAAACCGTTCCCCTAACTGTTCGGCAATAGTTTTTAACCCTGGAGTTTTCTTAGCAGCAGTCTTGACGTAATCGTAAACTGTCAAACTGCTGCTCATTGTCTCACTACCGACAGCCATTAAGGTATCATCTACTTGTTCTGTCAGTTGTCGCAGTCCAATCAGAAGTTCGCTGAGAGTGGTGGCTAGTTGATAATCCCGCACAAATTCATCTACATCAAAGCTGGCTGGTAAAATATCTCGGTTAGATTGGGCAGCAGTCAGGCTAGTGTTGACAAAAGCTAGGCTTTTATCGCCCATCTTAAATAACTTGCGTCGTTCTTCTACACTCAGAGTCACCAGAAAAGGCAACTTTGCTTCGATAGTCGCAAAGGCTGCTTTAATTTCTTGGATATCTGCTGGGGTAAGGGAGCCTGTAATGTTTTGGTAAGCCATTGTTTATTTACTCAGGTAAATCTGTTTGTTATGATTCCCACTGGTAAATGCGATCGCACATGTCAACGTCAACCTGACTTTTCACGGTCTTTAACGCGATGTGCAACTTATTTTTGGAACCCCACCTCCATTTCTCTCCCCGAAAGATTCTTGCTTCCCAACGCTAGCAGGGAAGGGGCTGGAGGTTAGGTTTCTGAAGTGAAAAGTCAGTTTACCGAATAATTTCCTTAACAACAGCAATAAAGCGTTCCATATCAACGTGGGTAATAGCTCCCATTGTCGAGACTCGAAAGATTGATTGAGCTAAATTTCCCTGTCCAGAATAAATGATATAGTCCTGTGCTTTCAGTTGATCGTGAAATTCCTCATAGCTAAAACCTTCTGGCAAGTAGTAGGCATTCAAAACAACGGATGAACTGCCAAGAGGAAGTAGGGGTTTAATTCCAATTGAGGCTAACCCATCTCTGACTAAGCTGGCAAGTTGGTTGTAATGGCTGTATCTGGCACGCCAACCCCCTGCTTCTGCCATTTCTTGCAAAGCTTCTGTTAAGGCGTAAAATGTTTGTACTGATTGCGTAAAAGGTGTGCCGCCTCGTTCTTGCTGCTGGTAATAGGTTGCTAAATCTAAATATAAGGTGCGGGGGATTGTGTCTACTGACGGCAGTGCATCCCGTCGCAGGATCACAAAGGACACTCCTGGAACGCCATGCAGACATTTATTCGCTGTCGCAGCGCAAGCGGTGATTCCCCAATCTGCAAAATTTAGTTCTTCAGCACCAAAGCTGCTGACTGCATCCACTAACAGTTTGATGTGGCGTTCTTGGCAAATTGGCGCAAGTTCCGCCAAATTATTTAAGCGACCGGTAGTAGTTTCGTGATGGACGACAGCGAGGTGGGTGATGTCGGTGTTTTCATCCAAGAGTTTGATTAAAGCGTTGATATCTATTTCAGCATCCCAAGGATGGGAAAGTGTGATGTAATTAATGCCGTGGATTTTGGCGATTTTAGATAGTCGTTCGCCATATACACCGTTTTCAATTACTAGTAATTTCCCGTCTGTGGGTACTAAACTGCTGATCATCGCTTCCATCGCAGCTGTACCAGAACCAGTGAGGAGAACTGCTGCCCAGTCGCTCCCAAGACCATAAACTTGCAGTAATTGTTCGCGGATTCTGCTTTGAAGTTGGGAAAATTCCACCTCACGGTGACACAAATCGGGTCGCAACAGGGCATTTCTGACGCGATCGCTCAAATTAACGGGGCCGGGATTTAGTAAAATCATTTTTTCATTAGACTTATCCGCAAAATGTAAATGCTTACTGTGAATGGGTTTGAGCAATTCAGATTGAATAGGCGATCGCTATCTTACTCTACGAGAAAATAGGTGTTTGGCGGCATTCTGAGACAAAAAATTAAAATTAGAGTAAAAAGTACAAAACGATGAAATCAATTTCAGGATAAAAAATTAAGTATTAATGGTTAAGGATACTAAGCGATTAAGTCTTAACCTAATCAGCCCACAAACTGCCAGAATTACCTGACTATATCGATGACGAGCGAGACGGAATTTTTCCGAGGCTACTCGAAATATTTTTACCCGACATATCATGTGTTCAACGGCAATTCTGCGAGACGAAAGTTGTTTATTCTCTTGTTTTTGGAATTCCGAAATTTCTGTATTCTTTCGTTTCTTATGAGGTGTGGTAATGGCATCATCTCCAATATAGGCCTTATCACCTATAAACCTTTGTGAGTCAGCAAATTTATTCCGAGTATCTCGAAATAAATTAATATCACTTGTTTTTCCCAGCATTCCCACACAGATATCTACAATATCTTCACCACCTGGTAAGACAATAAACTGGTTTTTTAGAGTATGCATTTTTTTCTTACCAGAGTAATATCTTTTTTGTTCTTGATAGTCTACAGGTCTCGCTGTAGCCTGTTCTGCACTATCAACAATTAATTCATACTCGGACAGCATTTGCTGCAATTCTTGATATTTTTGACTATCTACTGACGCTTCTTCTATTTGAGATGCTGGTAAAATTTCTCTCAAAATATCTACCCAATAGTTAAAAGCATCATTCGCTTTTGTTTTGGAAATATCAAAGAGTAACCCTAAAATTTCAAAAATTGGTTTTTGTCTGAGGTAAACTAGACACAAGCATATTCCTTCTTTCGGTGACATCTCTGGTTTGCGTCCGCCTCCCTTGGCAATAATCCGAACTTTATTTTTTTCAATTTCTGCTTGTTTCTCTCTATGCCTTTTTTCCGCTAAGGATACCAATGCTAAAAACTGGTCATAATTAATCCCTATTAATCGTTTTGCTTCGTGGGGATGTGATTCAATTCTTGCTAAAGGGTTTGTCATATTATCTACATATAATTTTTACTCCGTTTTTTATTATCCCACTTTGTTTATATTAAGGATAAGTCTATTAGTCATTAGTCATTAGTCATTAGTCATTGGTTATTGGTCATTGGTCATTAATAAATAAAGAGTTTCTACTTTGAATTTATTAATGACGAATTACGAATTACCAATGTGTTTCATGAAGCGTTGTAAAACTTCTTCCGGGGTAAGGTTCGGTCTGGGTAGCTTTTCTAAAGTTCCAGGACGGATTTTTAAATGAGCGAATTTAGGTCTATTGTTAGCATCTGCGGTAAATAAGGCATCTAAAAGGGCTGGGTCATCTCCAGCTAATGTAACGCCGTAACCGCAGGCTTCGGCAATTCTGGCAAAGGAAATACCCGCAGAGACGGTGGCTTGTGCGCCTGTGGAATCGTGGACTTCGTTATCTAAAAGAATATGGGTCAAGTTAGCACCGCCATAAGTGCCGATGGTAGCAAAATTACCCATTCGCATTAATGCTGCCCCATCGCCATCAATGACCACTACCTTGAGGTCTGGACGTGCTAAAGATAATCCCAATGCCATTGAGGAAGCGCAACCCATCGACCCAACCATATAAAGATGATTGGCGCTGTCTTTGCTGGCAAATAGTTCGCGTCCTGTGTAACCAGTGGTGGCAATTACTACAGTATTTTTGGCATCAATCAGTTCCACAATCCTAGCTAATGCTTCGCTGCGAGAAATGCGTTGTTCTTTGCGATCGCGGAAAAAGCTTTGCTGAATATGAACGCTATTACTATTTTCTCGTTCTGGGATAGAAGAACGGGTGAGCGCATGGGGGGCAATTGTTCCCTTACGCATAATTAGAGCATAAGGACGGCGTTCTTGCTGCATATAGGCTGTGGCTCTTTGCAGAACGGGTTCTATTTCTGCTGCATCTGTGGGAAAAAATTCCCAAGGTATAGTCATTGTTTGCAGCAATTTTTCTGTAATTTGCCCCATTAATTCATGTTGCGGTTCATCTTGTAAATTGCGATCGCCCCGCAGGGTACAAATCAGCAGCAGTGGAATCCGAAAGATATAAGTAAGGGAGGTTAGCGGGTTAACTGCATTTCCCAAACCAGAGTTTTGCATCATTACCACAGCAGGTTTACCAGCAATTGCGGCTCCAGCTGCGATCGCTACAGCATCTCCCTCATTGGCTGCACAGATGTATTTAAGTTGAACGTCATTAATAACGTAGTTAATAAAAGGCGTGAGAAAAGAACAGGGTACGCCAGTGTACCACCCAAAGCCAAGATTACGCGCAGCTTCTACAAATTCTTCTGCCTGGATCATAATTAAGGGGGATGGGGAATGGGGATTGGGGACTGGGGAATGGGGATTGGGGAGTTGAGAAGAAAAATTATTAGGGACTTCCAAATAAAAAAATATTCAATTAACTCTTGTGGGGTGGGCGTCTCGCCCGCCCTATAGACTGGGCGCTCATGTTGCCCACCCCACAATATTGGATAATTTATTTCTTGGAGTTCCCTTACTTCAACCTCACAATTTCCAATGCCCAATACTCTATTGTTTCAATTGAAAAGCAAGGTCAAGATCATCTAAAGAATTAACATCTAACCAGTTACCGCGAATATAAAGCACCTTGATCGGTTTCCCTTGCTCGATTAAATAATTGCATAATTCTGGCAAACCCAAACTGTTGAATTCCGGTCGTTTTTGCAGTTCATTGAGTGCTTCACTTACCCACTGTCTACCTTGACTCCGCAAGCGCAACATCCCAATCCAGCGTCCGCTAGATTTTCCTAATTTGGTGTGTGTTGTTTTAGAAATGTCCAACAGGTTGACATCCTGTCCAAAGAGAGAAAGATCGTCTGGAATTGAGCAATAGGCGTAGTCAGGTGAACCACTAACAGACTTACTGTTTGCTACAGAATCAACTACAGCAACAATCTCTCCGGGACATTCTAATAAATCTCGCAGAATGTAGCTTCTAAATAGTAAATCGCCGTAAAGTACTAACATTTCTTCGCCAAAGCTGGCTTGAGCGCAAGCTAAGGATGCTAATTCTCCCGTTGTTTCATAATCTGGGTTGCGGATGACTTTAGTCCCCGGAACGTTAATAGTTTCTGCTTTGTAACCCGCGACAACGGTAATATCATTGATGGCAAGTTTCTTGAATTTGTCCACCAACAATCTAAGCAGTGGTTTACCTCCAAGGGGTAACATGACTTTGGGTTTATCTTGCGTCAAACCTGCTAACTCTTGTCCTCTGCTAGCAGCCAAAACGATCGCTTGAGTATGTTGTCGTCCGTTGTTAAAGTAGCGTTTTTCAGCTTCTATGAGTTCATCCGCCCCCTGTAGCCGGAAAATTTCTTTTACGGGAGCGATATCATCTTCAATGTTGATTAAAGTTTCGCTGGCTTTCACTTCACGCGCGATCGCCTGCATACTAGCAACAGCAGCTCGAATCAGATGGTTTGCCCAGATGACTAAATTAACTTCCGCTTTGCGAAAAACATCAGTAGCGGTGCTGTAATATTTAGTCGGTATAATCACTAAGGGAGAACGACCCGCCCATTCTTTGGCAAAGGCTAGCACTTGGTCAGGACGCGATGATTTACTGTGAATGAGAATGGCGTTTGCTCCGGCTGCGTGGTAAGCTTCAGCTCGGCGCAATGCCTCCGAAAGATCCCACCCAGCAATCAAAGCTTCCAGTCGGGCGACGATGCAAAAATCTGGGTCTGTTTGACTATCTTTACCCGCCTTAATTTTGCCGCAAAATTCATCAATATCAGCCAAAGCTTGGCGACTCCCGTTGATGAAACTATTGGTTTTGGGAAAAAGCTTATCTTCAATACAAACTCCAGCAATACCTCGCTGTTCTAATTTTTTGACAAGGCGACGCATGTTATTAAAGTTGCCATAACCAGTATCTCCGTCTAATAATATCGGGATGCTGGTGACATCAGACATGAACTCTAGCATCTCGACAACTTGAGTCCAACTGGCTTCATTATTATCTCGAACGCCATATTGAGCCGAAAGGGCTAGTCCACTCGCCCAAATTCCTTTAAATCCAGCCTCTTCAACAATTCGGGCGCTAATCCCGTTGTGAGCTTCCATAATGAAGTCGAGTTGAGGCGATTCTAGTAATAACCGTAATTGGGCACATTTATTTAAGTTTGCAGCGGTGTCAATGGGTGCAAATATTTGATGCATTGATTCTGCTTTTTTCAACCTATAAATTAAAGAAGAACTCAGAATTCAGAATTAAAAAGATGGGAGATTCAAACCTGCAACTTTCGTGTTGACCAATTGTCTCGTTTGTCTCGTTCCCAGTCTCCGACTGGGAATGCCCGTCGTTGAGGCTCCGCCTCCCTTACTGGCGGCAGAGCCACCAGGAGTAGCATTTCCAGCCTGGGCTGGAAACGAGGTTTTAAAGGAGTTTCAGCTTAAGTTGACACCAATGAGCATTGCTGTGCCCCTAACATGGTTCAAATACATAAAAACTGCTGTATTAAATATACTTTCAGACATTTTCTACTACTTCTATCTGAGGTAAAATCTCATTTTGGGCACGTTGAATATCCTGGGGAAAATCGATTTCTAGCCAAGGTAATCCAGTTATGTCTTCATAGCCAAATTCTTCTGGAGTTTCTAACAATAGATCCCGAATTACTTCTTCATAAGGTTCATTATCTCGTCCGTCTGCAACATACTTTTCTGTTCGATTAGCAAGACGTTGAGCAGCAGCACTTCCAAACCGAAAGAATCCCACTGACTCGCCAATCAAATCATAAACCAAACCAAGAGCTACTTGTTTGCGAAACTCTACTAGATAATTATCTTTAACACAAAGCTTTACTGGTTCATCTCCCGGTTCAAAATCCCGATCCAGTAAGAAGCTGTTGGGGATATTTGTCTTTACCAGTCGTTCAATGATGCGGCGATCGCACAACACATCTGCATCCATTAATAATATCTCATCGCCAGCAGCTAAATGCTGACGTACAGTCCAAAGGCTGATTACACTGCCTTTAGTATAATCAGGATTATAAACTGTACTGACCCAATTTTCGGCTCCTAATACTTTGATTTCATCCTGAATTCTTTGTGCTTGATAACCTACAGCAATTACCACTTGGTTAATCTGGTAATGACGGAGATAGTTCAAATGGCGCTCTAATAGAGATTTGCCGTTAAATTTCAGTAAGCATTTGGGTTGGATTTGCCCGTCTTTACCTAAGCGTCGTCCAACACCAGCAGCTAATATAATTGCCTTCATCGTCAAGTCACCAACAAAGCTATGACACCAGGAAATCTAAAAATTTCCCCAGTATTTCATAATGACTGTTTTTTGCTCAAGACAATATTTGTTAATTAATTCTTAACATGGAAGAAACAATAACTCTGTATCGCCCCACAGGCCCAAAAGAGCTAGAACTAGTTAAACAAAGCGACTACACCAAATGGCCGCCGAGACTACCTGAACAGCCAATTTTTTACCCAGTGACAAACGAGCAGTATGCCCAGGAAATTGCGACTAAATGGAATATTCGGGACAGTGGTGTGGGTTATGTGACACGGTTTGAGGTTAGAAAAATTTTCATGGATAAGTATGAAGTTCATCAAGTCGGGGCTTCATATCATACAGAGTGGTGGATTCCAGCCGAAGAACTAGAAGAGTTAAACAGCAACATTGTCGGTAAAATCGAGGTGATTGGAGAATACAGGTAGAAGCCAGATATTATTTACCTGAAGTGCGAAACACTTGGCGAAACCCGAAATAAGCGATCGCATCTTTCATATTTGAGACAAAACGTTTTAGCATACCCATACGGGTGTCGGTGACGTACTCCAAAGTCAAGACAATGCGCTGTTCATTGTCACCCAAAGGAGTAACTCTGTGGTAAAGCTTATCACCATTGAATAAAACTAGAGTACCAGGAGTTAAAGAGAGCGATCGCTTTTGCGTTTCCCGTTCAGGAATATCTTTGTAGAGTTGATATTCCAGCTTACTGGATGAATTATCAACTAAACCAAGCAACACTGTATAGCGTTTCCCGCGATAATAAGAGGTATCGTAATGATACTGGATATGATCCCCCGGCTCAGTGTAATAATACAGTGCGTAAGTATGGGGATCGGCATCAGGACAGGGAAGAAGTTTTTCTGCTGTAATTTGGTTGAGGAAGTCAAAAAAGGCACTGAGTTGATAAAACTCCCCGAAAATTGGAGCTAGGCTATCTAAACTATAGCGGCTGATACTACCGCCCTTTTTATGATTGGGAATATAGTTGCGGTTGATAGCAGGTTGCAAAGACGGCAACAGTGCCAAAAACTGCTCAATGATGGATTTCGGGAGAAAGTTCTCAATCACCAACAATTCATTCTGTGCTTGAAACTCAGCTTGAAGTTTCTGGTAATCAACAGCTGCGATCGCTTTATCAATTTCAGTTTGAAGCTCCATCGATCATTTGATTTTAATACAAGCTTGCAAAAACAAACATACCATTCTCTCTCAGGACTTACGCACGGACTAAGGGACTTCCAAAAAATATCCAATTAACTCTTGTGGGGTGGGTATCTTACCCACCCAGTCCATAACACAGATACAATTCTCGTTTGGTGAAAAAAACTTGACAGCAAAATACTTTAATAGTATATTTGTACTATTAAAGCACTTAAGTATTGTATAAAACTTTAACACTCCCGACTACGCCAATAGGAGAGCGCAAAATAAATGAAGCTATCTAAGGTAGATTTGAGCAGTTTAGTAGCGATCGCTCACTCTGATGGATATTTGCAGTTGTTGCTCGATCGAGGCGACGAATTAGAGTTTTTGGAAATTCCAGCGCCAATACAGGCTTATGAAGGATTGCAAGAACTCAACGAAGCGATCGCCGAAACAACTGCATTACCTTTTGAAGAAGAACCAATTTTGATGCTACCAGTCGTCTCCTCAATGGCTATGGCTGTAGGCTACGATCGCAACGAACAGATTTTGCAAGTTGAGTTTCAAAGTGGCGCTGTTTATCAATACTTAGGCGTAGACGAAGATACTTGGGAAGATTTACACTCCTCTGACTCCATTGGCAGCTTTTTCAATCAAGAGATTAAAGGTAGATATGATTGCGATCGTCTAGATTGTGCAGATTAAGTAGGTGGGTGAGAAAATTTATAACTATGTCATTGCGTTGGCGTAAGCCTTCCCGCAGGGTATGTAACGAAGTGGAGTGAAGCAATCGCAAGGTTTTCAACGCTTTTACTTTTCGTTACATAGTTAGATTTATTTATGCCTACCTACTAATGGCTAATAACTGCATGTAAAGTTTTCAATAATTCTTGCGTTGTATAAGGTTTAGGTAAAAAGGCTGTATATTCAGCCGTTTTATCAATTGGGACTTGCTCGCTTGTTGCCAGTCCACTAACAGCAATAATCGGCAATAGCGGATTTAGGCGTTGCAATGTGCGAATGGTAGTTGCTCCATCCATCTTGGACATCATCATATCAATAATTGCCGCACTAATTTTCTCTTTATGCTGGGCATAAATTGCTAATGCTTCCATGCCATCACTAGCAGTTATTGCTGTGTAATTATAATTTTCTAAAGATGTTTTAGTAATTTCCTGAATGGCAGTTTCATCATCTACAACCAAAATGCATTCTCCCGCTCCCGCCGGGATTTCTATATCTTGTAACGATTGGATTGGAACTTGATTAACTGCTGGCAAATACACCTGAAATTTTGTACCTTTGCCTACACAACTTGATACAGTAATAAAACCATCATGTTCCTTAATAATTTTCATTACTGTTGATAACCCCAGCCCTGTACCTTTCCCCAACTCTTTTGTGGTAAAAAATGGCTCAAAGATTTTATCTAAGATTTCTTGATTAATTCCAGATCCAGTATCAACAACTGTCAGGACAATGTAAGCACCAACTGTAGCCCCTATATGCATACTCGCATAAATTTCATCAATCCAAATATTCTCAGCAGATATTGTTAAAGTTCCACCTGTAAGCATGGCATCCCGCGCATTAAGACACAAATTAATTAGTACTTGATGCAGTTGGGTACTATCAGCACAAATAGGTAACAAATCCTCCTGAATTTCTGTGTGTACTGCGATTGATTTAGGAAATGTTTGTAAGATAATTTGCTGCATTTCTGAAATCAGGTGTTTGACTTGCAGTACAGTGTGCTGAGGCGTAAGGATTTGTCCTTGGATATCGCCTTCAATTCCCCTAGCAAATGACAGCACTTGCTTGACCAAATCAGCACCACGTTTGGCATTGCTTTCTATGATTGAGAGCATCTGACTAATCTGTTGATCGTGGTTTTTAGCTTTAAGCAAATGCACTGACATTAAAATTGGTGACAATACATTATTTAAATCGTGAGCAATACCACTAGCAAGAGTGCCGATACTTTCCATACGTTGAGTACGTAAAACTTGCTTTTCCAGTTGCTTATTCTGGGTAATATCAGTATCAACGGCGAGAATTGATTTGGCTTGAAAATATTCATCCTTGATTAGCATCCAGCGACTTTCAACGATAAGTTTCTTGCCCGATTTGCTAGTTTTGCGTAACTCACCTTGCCAAAAGCCATTCTTTAAGACAGTCTGATAAATTTCTAAGTGTTGCGCCAAAGGTTCAGTAGAGAAAAGTTCATTGAACTGCTTACCTATAACTTCTTCTGACTTCCAGGCATAAAGTTTTTCAGCATTTTTGTTCCATAATAAAATTTTGTTGGACAAATCTTGCACAACAATTGCATCACTAACAATATCCAGTAATGCTGCTTGTTCGCAGATTTTTTGTTCTATTTGTT
This Nostoc sp. C052 DNA region includes the following protein-coding sequences:
- a CDS encoding 2-aminoethylphosphonate aminotransferase — protein: MILLNPGPVNLSDRVRNALLRPDLCHREVEFSQLQSRIREQLLQVYGLGSDWAAVLLTGSGTAAMEAMISSLVPTDGKLLVIENGVYGERLSKIAKIHGINYITLSHPWDAEIDINALIKLLDENTDITHLAVVHHETTTGRLNNLAELAPICQERHIKLLVDAVSSFGAEELNFADWGITACAATANKCLHGVPGVSFVILRRDALPSVDTIPRTLYLDLATYYQQQERGGTPFTQSVQTFYALTEALQEMAEAGGWRARYSHYNQLASLVRDGLASIGIKPLLPLGSSSVVLNAYYLPEGFSYEEFHDQLKAQDYIIYSGQGNLAQSIFRVSTMGAITHVDMERFIAVVKEIIR
- a CDS encoding transposase family protein → MTNPLARIESHPHEAKRLIGINYDQFLALVSLAEKRHREKQAEIEKNKVRIIAKGGGRKPEMSPKEGICLCLVYLRQKPIFEILGLLFDISKTKANDAFNYWVDILREILPASQIEEASVDSQKYQELQQMLSEYELIVDSAEQATARPVDYQEQKRYYSGKKKMHTLKNQFIVLPGGEDIVDICVGMLGKTSDINLFRDTRNKFADSQRFIGDKAYIGDDAITTPHKKRKNTEISEFQKQENKQLSSRRIAVEHMICRVKIFRVASEKFRLARHRYSQVILAVCGLIRLRLNRLVSLTINT
- the aepY gene encoding phosphonopyruvate decarboxylase, whose product is MIQAEEFVEAARNLGFGWYTGVPCSFLTPFINYVINDVQLKYICAANEGDAVAIAAGAAIAGKPAVVMMQNSGLGNAVNPLTSLTYIFRIPLLLICTLRGDRNLQDEPQHELMGQITEKLLQTMTIPWEFFPTDAAEIEPVLQRATAYMQQERRPYALIMRKGTIAPHALTRSSIPERENSNSVHIQQSFFRDRKEQRISRSEALARIVELIDAKNTVVIATTGYTGRELFASKDSANHLYMVGSMGCASSMALGLSLARPDLKVVVIDGDGAALMRMGNFATIGTYGGANLTHILLDNEVHDSTGAQATVSAGISFARIAEACGYGVTLAGDDPALLDALFTADANNRPKFAHLKIRPGTLEKLPRPNLTPEEVLQRFMKHIGNS
- the aepX gene encoding phosphoenolpyruvate mutase, producing the protein MHQIFAPIDTAANLNKCAQLRLLLESPQLDFIMEAHNGISARIVEEAGFKGIWASGLALSAQYGVRDNNEASWTQVVEMLEFMSDVTSIPILLDGDTGYGNFNNMRRLVKKLEQRGIAGVCIEDKLFPKTNSFINGSRQALADIDEFCGKIKAGKDSQTDPDFCIVARLEALIAGWDLSEALRRAEAYHAAGANAILIHSKSSRPDQVLAFAKEWAGRSPLVIIPTKYYSTATDVFRKAEVNLVIWANHLIRAAVASMQAIAREVKASETLINIEDDIAPVKEIFRLQGADELIEAEKRYFNNGRQHTQAIVLAASRGQELAGLTQDKPKVMLPLGGKPLLRLLVDKFKKLAINDITVVAGYKAETINVPGTKVIRNPDYETTGELASLACAQASFGEEMLVLYGDLLFRSYILRDLLECPGEIVAVVDSVANSKSVSGSPDYAYCSIPDDLSLFGQDVNLLDISKTTHTKLGKSSGRWIGMLRLRSQGRQWVSEALNELQKRPEFNSLGLPELCNYLIEQGKPIKVLYIRGNWLDVNSLDDLDLAFQLKQ
- a CDS encoding NTP transferase domain-containing protein; the protein is MKAIILAAGVGRRLGKDGQIQPKCLLKFNGKSLLERHLNYLRHYQINQVVIAVGYQAQRIQDEIKVLGAENWVSTVYNPDYTKGSVISLWTVRQHLAAGDEILLMDADVLCDRRIIERLVKTNIPNSFLLDRDFEPGDEPVKLCVKDNYLVEFRKQVALGLVYDLIGESVGFFRFGSAAAQRLANRTEKYVADGRDNEPYEEVIRDLLLETPEEFGYEDITGLPWLEIDFPQDIQRAQNEILPQIEVVENV
- a CDS encoding 2OG-Fe(II) oxygenase → MELQTEIDKAIAAVDYQKLQAEFQAQNELLVIENFLPKSIIEQFLALLPSLQPAINRNYIPNHKKGGSISRYSLDSLAPIFGEFYQLSAFFDFLNQITAEKLLPCPDADPHTYALYYYTEPGDHIQYHYDTSYYRGKRYTVLLGLVDNSSSKLEYQLYKDIPERETQKRSLSLTPGTLVLFNGDKLYHRVTPLGDNEQRIVLTLEYVTDTRMGMLKRFVSNMKDAIAYFGFRQVFRTSGK
- a CDS encoding KTSC domain-containing protein, which encodes MKLSKVDLSSLVAIAHSDGYLQLLLDRGDELEFLEIPAPIQAYEGLQELNEAIAETTALPFEEEPILMLPVVSSMAMAVGYDRNEQILQVEFQSGAVYQYLGVDEDTWEDLHSSDSIGSFFNQEIKGRYDCDRLDCAD
- a CDS encoding PAS domain S-box protein is translated as MTSFVCNKESARLEALYQYQILDTPPEEAFDDLAFLAAQIFNTPIALVNLIDANRQWFKAKVGLDIPEMPLNKGFCPICLKSGEVLIIPDTLTDERFATNPLVTSAEFAVRFYAGVPLLASGGEAIGTLCVVDRVPHQISLQQVEALQTLSRMVVRQLENRRNLVELASIKQEYKQVQEALHHSESIFGSFFNSSPMMMGIAELVDNDILHISDNPATAKFFGLTPEAMQNRLARDMGATDWRISQWIHYYRQAERTQSPVKFEYSDNTSQGQTWVSATVATITANSGSRPQFVYIAEDITERKQIEQKICEQAALLDIVSDAIVVQDLSNKILLWNKNAEKLYAWKSEEVIGKQFNELFSTEPLAQHLEIYQTVLKNGFWQGELRKTSKSGKKLIVESRWMLIKDEYFQAKSILAVDTDITQNKQLEKQVLRTQRMESIGTLASGIAHDLNNVLSPILMSVHLLKAKNHDQQISQMLSIIESNAKRGADLVKQVLSFARGIEGDIQGQILTPQHTVLQVKHLISEMQQIILQTFPKSIAVHTEIQEDLLPICADSTQLHQVLINLCLNARDAMLTGGTLTISAENIWIDEIYASMHIGATVGAYIVLTVVDTGSGINQEILDKIFEPFFTTKELGKGTGLGLSTVMKIIKEHDGFITVSSCVGKGTKFQVYLPAVNQVPIQSLQDIEIPAGAGECILVVDDETAIQEITKTSLENYNYTAITASDGMEALAIYAQHKEKISAAIIDMMMSKMDGATTIRTLQRLNPLLPIIAVSGLATSEQVPIDKTAEYTAFLPKPYTTQELLKTLHAVISH